The following are encoded together in the Brassica napus cultivar Da-Ae chromosome A9, Da-Ae, whole genome shotgun sequence genome:
- the LOC106436347 gene encoding subtilisin-like protease SBT2.5: protein MDMGMIFLVVSALLVTVTADVYIVTIEGDPIISYKGGENGYEATAVESDEKIDTSSELVTSYARHLERKHDMILGMLFEEGSYKKLYSYKHLINGFAVHVSPEQAETLRRTPGVKSVNKDWKVRRLTTHTPEFLGLPTDVWPTGGGFERAGEDIVIGFVDSGIYPHHPSFASHHRLPYGPLHHYKGKCEEDPHTKMSFCNRKIVGAQHFAEAAKAAGAFNPNIDYASPMDGDGHGSHTAAIAAGNNGIPLRMHGYEFGRASGMAPRARIAVYKALYRLFGGFVADVVAAIDQAVHDGVDILSLSVGPNSPPTTTKTTFLNPFDATLLGAVKAGVFVAQAAGNGGPFPKTLVSYSPWITTVAAAIDDRRYKNHLTLGNGKMLAGLGLSPSTRPHRLYTLVSANDVLLDSSASKYNPSDCQRPEVFNKKLVEGKILLCGYSFNFVVGTASIKKVVATVKHLGAAGFVLVVENVSPGTKFDPVPSAVPGILITDVSKSMDLIDYYNVSTIRDWTGRVKSFKAEGSIGDGLAPVYHKSAPQVALFSARGPNTKDFSFQDADLLKPDILAPGYLIWAAWCPNGTDEPNYVGEGFALISGTSMAAPHIAGIAALVKQKYPQWSPAAIKSALMTTSTVIDRAGRLLQAQQYSDTEAVTLVKATPFDYGSGHVNPHAALDPGLVFDAGYEDYLGFLCTTPGIDSHEIRNYTNTPCNYDMKHPSNFNAASIAISHLVGTQTITRRVTNVAEVEETYIITARMQPSTAIEVNPSAMTLRPGASRIFSVTLTVRSVSGVYSFGEVKLKGSRGHKVRIPVVALGHRH, encoded by the exons ATGGACATGGGGATGATATTTTTAGTAGTTTCGGCGCTTCTTGTTACTGTGACAGCAGATGTTTACATTGTGACTATAGAAGGAGATCCAATCATAAGTTACAAAGGTGGAGAAAATGGTTATGAAGCAACTGCTGTTGAATCTGATGAGAAGATTGATACATCAAG TGAATTGGTGACATCGTATGCTCGTCACTTAGAGAGGAAGCACGATATGATCCTTGGAATGCTCTTTGAGGAAGGGTCATACAAAAAGCTTTACAGCTATAAACACCTCATAAATGGATTTGCAGTACATGTTTCTCCTGaacag GCAGAAACACTACGTCGCACCCCAGGTGTCAAATCTGTAAACAAAGACTGGAAAGTGAGAAGACTCACCACACATACACCAGAGTTTCTGGGACTTCCAACTGATGTTTGGCCCACAGGTGGTGGCTTTGAGAGAGCAGGAGAAGATATTGTTATCGGTTTTGTTGACTCTGGGATTTATCCTCATCACCCTAGTTTTGCATCTCACCATAGATTGCCTTATGGACCTCTTCATCACTACAAAGGGAAGTGTGAAGAAGATCCTCATACCAAGATGAGCTTCTGCAACAGGAAGATTGTTGGAGCCCAACACTTCGCTGAAGCTGCTAAGGCGGCTGGTGCATTTAACCCAAATATTGACTATGCATCGCCAATGGATGGTGATGGGCATGGAAG TCATACAGCAGCTATTGCAGCAGGGAATAACGGTATTCCGTTGAGAATGCACGGTTATGAATTCGGAAGAGCAAGTGGGATGGCTCCACGTGCAAG GATTGCTGTTTACAAGGCTCTTTACCGGCTTTTCGGAGGATTTGTGGCTGATGTAGTTGCTGCAATTGATCAG GCTGTTCATGATGGAGTAGATATCCTGAGTCTCTCTGTTGGTCCCAACAGTCCACCAACAACTACTAAGACAACGTTCTTGAATCCATTCGACGCCACACTTCTTGGAGCTGTGAAAGCTGGCGTTTTCGTTGCTCAAGCTGCTGGAAACGGAGGCCcatttccaaaaactttggtttCATATAGCCCCTGGATAACTACCGTCGCAGCTGCAATTGATGACCGCAGATACAAAAACCATCTTACCCTTGGAAACGGAAAAATGCTGGCTGGGCTGGGATTATCAc CATCAACTCGGCCTCATCGGTTGTACACACTGGTCTCTGCCAACGATGTTCTGCTGGATTCATCTGCGTCAAAGTACAATCCATCTGATTGCCAGAGACCAGAAGTCTTCAACAAGAAACTTGTTGAAGGAAAGATTCTTCTCTGTGGGTACTCTTTCAACTTCGTTGTTGGCACAGCTTCCATCAAAAAAGTTGTTGCGACAGTGAAGCATCTCGGAGCAGCTGGTTTCGTTCTCGTTGTTGAAAATGTTTCTCCAGGAACCAAATTCGATCCTGTTCCTTCTGCTGTTCCAGGAATCCTGATCACAGATGTGTCTAAGTCAATG GATTTGATTGATTACTACAATGTCAGTACAATAAGAGACTGGACAGGGCGAGTGAAAAGCTTTAAAGCTGAGGGAAGCATTGGAGATGGTTTAGCACCTGTTTATCACAAATCAGCACCTCAAGTGGCATTGTTCTCAGCTAGAGGACCTAATACAAAAGACTTTAGCTTTCAAGATGCTGATCTTCTTAAACCGGATATTCTTGCACCCGGTTATCTTATATGGGCTGCTTGGTGTCCAAACGGAACAGACGAGCCTAACTATGTTG GCGAAGGATTTGCGCTAATATCAGGAACAAGCATGGCTGCACCACACATAGCTGGGATAGCTGCATTGGTGAAGCAGAAGTATCCTCAGTGGAGTCCAGCTGCTATCAAATCAGCTTTGATGACGACCTCAACAGTTATAGATAGAGCAGGAAGGCTTCTTCAGGCACAGCAATATTCAGACACAGAAGCTGTGACGCTTGTTAAAGCCACTCCTTTTGATTACGGAAGTGGTCATGTCAATCCACATGCTGCTCTAGATCCTGGCCTTGTCTTTGATGCAG GTTATGAGGACTATCTAGGATTCTTGTGCACAACCCCTGGGATTGATTCCCACGAGATTAGAAACTACACCAACACGCCCTGCAACTATGATATGAAACATCCTTCAAACTTCAATGCAGCATCCATCGCCATTTCTCACCTTGTTGGGACTCAAACCATAACAAGGAGAGTGACGAATGTGGCAGAGGTAGAAGAAACATACATCATAACAGCTAGGATGCAGCCTTCTACTGCCATTGAAGTGAACCCATCAGCAATGACTCTCAGACCTGGTGCTTCTAGAATTTTCTCGGTTACTCTGACCGTGAGATCGGTTTCTGGAGTTTACAGCTTCGGAGAGGTGAAGTTGAAAGGTAGCCGAGGGCATAAAGTGAGGATTCCGGTGGTGGCTCTGGGACATCGGCACTGA
- the LOC106436350 gene encoding uncharacterized protein LOC106436350 — protein sequence MGNCLFGGLGNVEEYLPTKVIKPDSGVLEFFSPIAAGSNELKTSVGNCHVRSNSESLPMITPYGMSLDYNHRVLKRSYTNVFSRKTRHKEKKKTRKRMRNKGDIWKVKLVINTEELLQILSEEGRTNELIESVRAVAKCENFVASEMNLSVVKV from the coding sequence ATGGGGAACTGTTTATTCGGAGGGTTAGGCAACGTGGAAGAGTACTTACCTACCAAAGTCATAAAACCGGACAGTGGAGTTCTAGAGTTCTTCTCCCCCATCGCAGCAGGCTCCAACGAGTTGAAGACTTCTGTCGGAAACTGTCATGTGAGATCCAACAGCGAGTCCTTGCCAATGATAACTCCGTATGGAATGTCTCTGGATTACAACCACAGAGTGTTGAAGAGATCGTACACAAACGTATTTTCAAGAAAGACCCGAcataaggagaagaagaagacgaggaaGCGCATGAGAAACAAAGGTGATATATGGAAAGTGAAGCTGGTCATAAACACGGAAGAGCTGTTGCAGATATTGTCCGAAGAGGGAAGAACAAACGAGCTTATAGAGAGTGTAAGAGCCGTCGCCAAGTGTGAAAACTTTGTCGCGTCCGAGATGAACTTGTCGGTGGTAAAggtctaa
- the LOC106436348 gene encoding glycosyltransferase BC10 isoform X2, with protein sequence MFVIGAYMFPHHRNSACYMFSSNGCKALTDWLPPSPREFSDDEIAARVVISEMLSSPRVIEKTSKIAFMFLTPGTLPFEKLWDLFLEGHEGKFSVYIHASKDTPVHTSRYFLNREIRSDEVIWGRISMIDAERRLLTNALRDPENQQFVLLSDSCVPLRSFEYMYNYMMYSNVSYVDCFDDPGPHGTGRHMDHMLPEIPKEDFRKGAQWFSMKRQHAVITVADSLYYSKFRDYCRPGVESNKNCIADEHYLPTFFHMLDPGGIANWTVTYVDWSEKKWHPRTYLPNDVTHELLKNLTSIDAVSRVTSEGTGEVTWTPCMWNGIKRPCYLFGRKFHAATLNKLIDLFPNYTSMA encoded by the exons ATGTTTGTAATCGGTGCTTACATGTTCCCTCATCACCGCAACTCCGCTTGTTATATGTTTTCATCTAATGGATGCAAGGCCCTTACTGATTGGCTTCCACCCTCGCCGAGGGAGTTTTCTGATGACGAGATCGCAGCTCGTGTAGTGATTAGCGAAATGTTGAGCTCCCCTCGCGTCATCGAAAAGACTTCTAAGATTGCATTTATGTTCCTAACACCTGGTACTTTGCCTTTCGAAAAGCTATGGGACCTCTTTCTCGAG GGTCATGAGGGGAAATTCTCAGTGTATATACATGCATCAAAGGATACGCCGGTTCACACCAGTCGTTACTTTCTTAACCGTGAAATTAGAAGTGATGAG GTGATCTGGGGTAGAATATCAATGATTGATGCCGAGAGACGTTTGTTGACCAATGCTCTAAGAGATCCTGAAAATCAGCAATTTGTTTTACTCTCTGATAG TTGTGTGCCACTTCGaagttttgaatatatgtaCAACTATATGATGTACAGCAATGTCAGCTATGTTGACTG CTTTGACGATCCTGGTCCACATGGAACCGGCAGGCATATGGATCACATGTTGCCGGAAATTCCAAAAGAAGATTTTCGAAAGGGTGCACAG TGGTTCTCAATGAAGCGTCAGCATGCTGTAATAACTGTGGCAGACAGTCTTTACTACTCAAAGTTCCGGGACTACTGTCGG CCAGGTGTGGAGAGCAACAAGAACTGCATAGCGGATGAACACTACTTGCCAACATTCTTCCAT ATGCTTGATCCTGGTGGCATTGCTAACTGGACTGTAACATATGTTGATTGGTCTGAGAAAAAGTGGCATCCAAGAACGTACTTGCCCAACGATGTCACACACGAGTTACTGAAGAACCTCACC TCCATTGACGCAGTTTCACGTGTTACAAGTGAGGGAACG GGTGAAGTAACATGGACACCATGCATGTGGAACGGAATCAAAAGACCTTGCTATCTCTTTGGAAGGAAATTCCACGCAGCTACTCTCAACAAACTGATCGACCTCTTTCCAAACTACACAAGCATGGCATAG
- the LOC106436348 gene encoding glycosyltransferase BC10 isoform X1 — protein sequence MKAVKGWLLGRTSYTQSLPGARHHRTPTKKRVWITAVVSLITMFVIGAYMFPHHRNSACYMFSSNGCKALTDWLPPSPREFSDDEIAARVVISEMLSSPRVIEKTSKIAFMFLTPGTLPFEKLWDLFLEGHEGKFSVYIHASKDTPVHTSRYFLNREIRSDEVIWGRISMIDAERRLLTNALRDPENQQFVLLSDSCVPLRSFEYMYNYMMYSNVSYVDCFDDPGPHGTGRHMDHMLPEIPKEDFRKGAQWFSMKRQHAVITVADSLYYSKFRDYCRPGVESNKNCIADEHYLPTFFHMLDPGGIANWTVTYVDWSEKKWHPRTYLPNDVTHELLKNLTSIDAVSRVTSEGTGEVTWTPCMWNGIKRPCYLFGRKFHAATLNKLIDLFPNYTSMA from the exons ATGAAGGCAGTTAAAGGGTGGCTTCTAGGCAGAACAAGTTATACGCAGTCTTTGCCTGGTGCTCGCCACCACCGTACTCCTACAAAGAAACGAGTATGGATCACCGCAGTGGTTTCTCTGATAACAATGTTTGTAATCGGTGCTTACATGTTCCCTCATCACCGCAACTCCGCTTGTTATATGTTTTCATCTAATGGATGCAAGGCCCTTACTGATTGGCTTCCACCCTCGCCGAGGGAGTTTTCTGATGACGAGATCGCAGCTCGTGTAGTGATTAGCGAAATGTTGAGCTCCCCTCGCGTCATCGAAAAGACTTCTAAGATTGCATTTATGTTCCTAACACCTGGTACTTTGCCTTTCGAAAAGCTATGGGACCTCTTTCTCGAG GGTCATGAGGGGAAATTCTCAGTGTATATACATGCATCAAAGGATACGCCGGTTCACACCAGTCGTTACTTTCTTAACCGTGAAATTAGAAGTGATGAG GTGATCTGGGGTAGAATATCAATGATTGATGCCGAGAGACGTTTGTTGACCAATGCTCTAAGAGATCCTGAAAATCAGCAATTTGTTTTACTCTCTGATAG TTGTGTGCCACTTCGaagttttgaatatatgtaCAACTATATGATGTACAGCAATGTCAGCTATGTTGACTG CTTTGACGATCCTGGTCCACATGGAACCGGCAGGCATATGGATCACATGTTGCCGGAAATTCCAAAAGAAGATTTTCGAAAGGGTGCACAG TGGTTCTCAATGAAGCGTCAGCATGCTGTAATAACTGTGGCAGACAGTCTTTACTACTCAAAGTTCCGGGACTACTGTCGG CCAGGTGTGGAGAGCAACAAGAACTGCATAGCGGATGAACACTACTTGCCAACATTCTTCCAT ATGCTTGATCCTGGTGGCATTGCTAACTGGACTGTAACATATGTTGATTGGTCTGAGAAAAAGTGGCATCCAAGAACGTACTTGCCCAACGATGTCACACACGAGTTACTGAAGAACCTCACC TCCATTGACGCAGTTTCACGTGTTACAAGTGAGGGAACG GGTGAAGTAACATGGACACCATGCATGTGGAACGGAATCAAAAGACCTTGCTATCTCTTTGGAAGGAAATTCCACGCAGCTACTCTCAACAAACTGATCGACCTCTTTCCAAACTACACAAGCATGGCATAG